From the genome of Methylocystis bryophila, one region includes:
- a CDS encoding helix-turn-helix domain-containing protein translates to MLLRWDQKTLAEAAGVSHVTVRRLEAKPGPLAAGPSTIIKLRSALESAGIVFVEDDGEGHGLRLRKAQWRRILEGN, encoded by the coding sequence ATGCTACTCCGTTGGGATCAAAAGACTCTCGCCGAGGCGGCGGGCGTCTCTCATGTTACGGTGCGCCGGCTCGAAGCTAAGCCCGGGCCCCTGGCTGCTGGGCCGTCCACCATCATCAAGCTTCGCTCAGCCCTCGAATCGGCCGGCATCGTCTTCGTCGAGGATGACGGGGAAGGGCACGGGTTGAGGCTGAGAAAGGCGCAGTGGCGCCGGATCCTCGAGGGCAATTGA
- a CDS encoding acyltransferase family protein: MDESSNPRVMSTPRLPAIEALRVIAAIGIVWFHSGAPGHEFAYTGLSFFLIVSLYFETRRALPINSVLQNAVTRYIIPWFFWFLFYGIFRLAAHVPFFPPSYGSAPPLLKILAGTSIHLWYIPYVVLITITMSIAINLTSRKIVFACSTAAFFIVIPWISFGWIPGAELYPPLPQYIQALPAALLGIMFGSSQNGSLPRSFVIALLAALLIAGWTCPLAFGFQDALAAVLLLGALATRSNTQGSSSLRILSRLTYGVYLVHPFFLSVSRKLLSSSDTLVAVYACTASFGATWVAQRYATRFYDQMEPGRLALRLVHRLRHEGVKNGAQPSDNLRELVDSVEASPTSSDECGADRR; this comes from the coding sequence ATGGATGAAAGCTCGAATCCGCGTGTCATGAGCACGCCGCGCCTTCCTGCGATCGAGGCTTTGCGCGTTATTGCAGCCATTGGAATTGTCTGGTTTCATTCTGGCGCGCCTGGTCATGAATTCGCCTATACCGGCCTGAGTTTTTTTCTAATTGTTTCTCTTTATTTTGAAACACGAAGAGCGCTCCCAATCAATTCTGTTTTACAGAACGCGGTAACGCGCTATATTATTCCTTGGTTTTTTTGGTTTCTATTTTATGGAATTTTTCGACTGGCAGCCCATGTGCCCTTTTTTCCGCCCTCCTATGGCAGCGCTCCGCCTCTGCTAAAGATTCTCGCGGGGACGAGCATCCATCTTTGGTACATACCGTATGTTGTATTAATAACAATTACTATGTCCATCGCTATAAATTTGACTTCTAGGAAGATTGTTTTCGCATGCTCTACTGCCGCATTTTTCATCGTTATCCCCTGGATCTCATTTGGATGGATTCCCGGAGCCGAACTATACCCACCGCTACCTCAATACATCCAAGCGCTGCCGGCAGCTTTACTTGGAATAATGTTTGGAAGTTCTCAGAACGGATCCCTTCCACGTTCGTTTGTAATCGCCTTATTGGCGGCTCTACTCATCGCAGGTTGGACCTGTCCGCTCGCTTTCGGGTTTCAGGATGCACTTGCCGCCGTCCTGTTGCTTGGCGCGCTTGCTACCCGCAGTAATACGCAAGGATCCAGTTCTCTTAGAATCCTTTCCCGTTTGACTTATGGTGTGTATCTTGTTCATCCATTCTTTCTAAGTGTGTCCAGAAAGCTGCTCTCGAGTTCAGATACATTGGTTGCAGTGTATGCGTGCACAGCTTCCTTTGGCGCCACCTGGGTTGCGCAGCGTTACGCGACGCGTTTCTACGATCAAATGGAACCCGGGCGCCTCGCCCTTCGACTCGTTCATCGGCTTCGTCATGAGGGCGTGAAGAATGGAGCGCAACCTTCTGACAATTTGCGAGAATTGGTAGATTCCGTCGAAGCAAGTCCAACGTCGTCCGACGAATGCGGGGCAGACCGGCGCTAA
- a CDS encoding exopolysaccharide biosynthesis polyprenyl glycosylphosphotransferase, protein MIVTVRLAMQAHVRHSVKNGAFVNKSLSVGMFCEPLHGQELAHETQGQTHVVRRLRLDDLNELMTLSGEVSFAEIDQVHILTPWQHAPLVMNNVNLLRHLSAEVIVLAFDPQVGQNLASRQEFGRSLQSSRISICAVEPPISGWNLWLKRKEDIAIAAVVLTLLLPLLLAVALMIKYDSEGPVFFRQRRVGLNGSIFEILKFRTMYMHQTDPDATRQTGKGDPRVTRIGRFLRRTSLDELPQFINVLQGTMSIVGPRPHALQTKTEGKSLEELVEHYAARHRVKPGITGLAQVHGLRGELDKVEKLRRRVDYDIEYIDKWSIWLDLKIILKTLPLVFYDKSAY, encoded by the coding sequence ATTATCGTCACCGTTCGTCTCGCCATGCAGGCTCACGTGCGCCATTCGGTAAAAAACGGCGCGTTCGTCAATAAAAGCCTTTCTGTGGGGATGTTTTGCGAACCCTTGCATGGGCAGGAACTCGCGCACGAAACCCAAGGCCAGACCCATGTCGTGCGCAGGCTGCGGCTCGACGATCTCAATGAACTCATGACCCTTTCCGGCGAGGTCTCCTTCGCTGAAATTGATCAGGTGCATATATTGACGCCATGGCAGCACGCGCCTCTCGTCATGAATAATGTCAATTTGCTGAGACATCTCTCCGCAGAAGTGATCGTATTGGCGTTTGACCCCCAAGTCGGGCAAAACCTGGCGAGTCGCCAAGAATTCGGACGAAGCCTTCAAAGCAGTCGCATATCGATCTGCGCCGTTGAGCCGCCCATTAGCGGCTGGAATCTTTGGCTTAAGCGAAAAGAAGACATAGCGATCGCGGCCGTGGTGCTGACGCTGCTCTTACCGCTGCTGCTGGCCGTCGCTCTTATGATCAAGTATGACAGCGAAGGCCCGGTCTTTTTCCGGCAACGGCGCGTCGGACTCAACGGGTCAATTTTCGAAATATTGAAATTTCGCACGATGTACATGCATCAAACCGATCCCGACGCAACCCGTCAGACCGGCAAGGGCGATCCACGGGTGACCCGTATCGGCCGTTTTCTTCGGCGCACGAGCTTGGACGAGCTGCCACAATTCATCAATGTGCTGCAAGGAACGATGTCGATCGTGGGACCACGCCCGCACGCCCTGCAGACCAAGACCGAGGGCAAGAGTCTCGAGGAGCTCGTCGAGCATTACGCCGCTCGACATCGCGTAAAGCCCGGGATCACCGGCTTGGCGCAAGTGCACGGTCTCCGCGGCGAGCTCGACAAGGTCGAGAAATTACGCCGCCGGGTCGATTATGACATCGAATATATTGATAAGTGGTCGATCTGGCTGGATCTCAAGATCATCCTGAAAACGCTACCGCTTGTCTTCTATGACAAATCCGCCTATTGA
- a CDS encoding glycosyltransferase family 2 protein translates to MNREWPSTPVIIVSYRTADDVAGCLETLDALHTETDISVHICENGGAAAWDNLCAALLRPGGPCQPADDLSFPFGTCFNRIACLRLRRSGSLVLVGEARENLGYAGGINTWLSPLTKLSGWSGCWILNPDTLVAPDALTALAVHASNRDLGIVGSRIMAAPTDTHVVSRGLRWRRVFASTSAVGGNSLAADEPNPEAIEAVLDAASGASCYLTRPCAEALVPLDEQYFLLFEDLDWGARARRAGYRIGHAHSSVVIDLGGTSIGSSRSTGSVASPLSTYLEFRNRLLFVRAHHHRWLMWTTLMGCLHAIRLLPRGGFGPAVRGLLAGLQGETGRPDWLVARHHVPGSFPSTQAPPSP, encoded by the coding sequence ATGAACCGCGAGTGGCCGTCAACACCCGTTATCATCGTCAGCTATCGCACGGCCGACGATGTTGCCGGCTGCCTGGAAACGCTCGACGCGCTGCACACGGAGACCGATATCAGCGTGCACATATGCGAGAATGGGGGCGCGGCGGCTTGGGACAATCTCTGCGCGGCGTTGCTGCGCCCGGGCGGCCCGTGTCAGCCGGCAGACGATCTATCGTTTCCATTTGGGACCTGTTTCAATCGTATCGCGTGCTTGCGGCTTCGACGTAGCGGGAGCCTCGTGCTCGTGGGCGAGGCCCGGGAGAATCTCGGTTACGCAGGGGGGATCAATACGTGGCTGTCGCCGCTTACAAAGCTTTCCGGCTGGAGCGGCTGCTGGATCCTCAATCCTGATACCTTGGTTGCTCCAGACGCTCTGACCGCTCTGGCGGTCCATGCCTCCAACCGCGACCTTGGCATTGTGGGAAGCCGCATCATGGCGGCCCCCACGGACACGCACGTCGTGAGCAGAGGTTTGCGCTGGCGGCGTGTCTTCGCGAGCACATCAGCTGTAGGCGGAAACAGTCTCGCCGCCGACGAGCCAAACCCCGAAGCGATCGAAGCGGTGCTGGACGCCGCTTCCGGGGCTTCCTGCTATCTGACTCGTCCTTGCGCCGAAGCGCTCGTTCCGCTGGATGAGCAGTATTTTCTCCTTTTTGAAGATCTCGATTGGGGAGCTCGCGCCCGACGGGCCGGCTATCGAATCGGGCATGCTCATAGTTCCGTTGTCATAGACCTCGGGGGCACGAGCATCGGCAGCAGCCGCTCTACCGGCTCCGTGGCCTCCCCCCTTTCAACCTATCTGGAGTTTCGCAACCGCCTCCTATTCGTGCGAGCTCACCATCATCGCTGGCTGATGTGGACCACGCTGATGGGTTGTCTGCATGCGATTCGTCTGTTGCCACGGGGAGGCTTCGGCCCGGCCGTTCGCGGCTTGCTGGCGGGACTGCAAGGCGAGACCGGTCGTCCCGACTGGCTGGTCGCCCGACACCATGTCCCCGGATCCTTTCCCTCCACTCAGGCTCCCCCATCCCCATAG